A stretch of DNA from Scomber japonicus isolate fScoJap1 chromosome 19, fScoJap1.pri, whole genome shotgun sequence:
GGTCACAGTTCCTCCATTTAATTATGTGTGCACTGAGGTTCATGTGTGGATTTAGTGTTGCATGCAGTATGGCAGAAGAGTCAGCAGTTTAAAATTAGGCCCCAATCCCTGACTAAAATTAAACTGTCTATATGTTGTGCAAAATATTCCAGGTCACGGGTCAAGGTGATACAAGAAGACTTTTGACACCtttctcatttctcattttcatttcagccGGTGTATTGTTTGTAAATACCATGCTAAATGACAGTAAAGGAAGTACACCTCCtatattatgttttaaaacTGCCTAAAAATAGATTTTGAGGTTTTGATCACCACAGCCTGTACTTCTCTCTGTGAAAAGATATGGCATTGCTGGAAGCACCAATGTGACAGGGGACCAGGTGAAAAAACTGGACGTCCTGTCCAATGACCTGGTCATCAACATGCTCAAGTCCTCATTCAGCTCCTGTGTGCTGGTGtcagaggaagatgagaaggCCATCATTGTGGAACCAGACAAGAGGGTATGTGCATCTCTTCAGTACACTACATAGATGCatgtctgtgtgggttttcacatgttttttgttttgcaatgTTAATTTTTAACTGgtgttctttctctttatttatgaCAGGGAAAATACATTGTGTGCTTTGACCCACTGGATGGTTCATCAAACATCGACTGTCTCGTCTCCATTGGAACAATCTTCGCCATCTACAAAAAGGTTAGTGCATGCTGATTCAAAACAAAGAGGAGACCTTACATCAGCAAATTGTTCCGCATGGCTTTCAGCTATATTTTATATGGATTTTCCCCAAATTGATATTTTTTACTGAAAACCATCGACAGAGTTGCAAAATGGCATCTGGGAAAATAAGAAGTAGGGCCTAGTGGTGGGATAATcacagtacatttactcaagtacaattTTGGGATACATACTTATGCATATGATCAGTTTTCAAAATATGATGAATTGCCACAGATTAAACTGccaaacaatatataatatataataaaatatcttcacCTCTATCAGTAATGAGTACTTTTACTAAGTACATTTAACTGATAATACTTAGTAGTACTTATAtagtttactgtttactgttcaATGCAGGAAAATAATTTTTTCGACCACTGGGAGGCTCACATACCAAGAGACTATTATTCTAATGCGTTTTCAAGAACTCCAGATACAGTGCAGGTAGATAAAGGAGCTGCACAAGGATCTATAGGGTATAGGGTTAATGCATAGATTACCAGATTCAGTTCAAGGGTAACCACAGAGTTTTACATTACTGATAAAGCTGTGCAACTTTAATTTAGGTCCCATATCCATAAAAAGGCTCCAATTTAGTTAAAAGTGTACCCAAAGCTGCATTATCCTGCCCTGTataatgatatgatatgatatgatatgatatgatatccTTATCAAAGATAATAATATTAACTAACTGTATGGCACATATCTTATTAGTGCACACAATGTCTTTGTCTGTGGTGACAATTTTCCACATGTTGTTCCATAGACCACAGATGATGAGCCATGTGAGAATGATGCTCTGCAGCCTGGAAGAAAGATCGTGGCAGCTGGTTATGCTCTGTACGGCAGCGCCACCATGATGGTCCTCTCCACCGGTCAAGGAGTCAACTGCTTTATGCTCGACCCTGTAAGATGTTCCCTGTATTAGATGCCATCAAATATGTTACTTTATGctaaatatatgtttatttgtcttttccGATATTTGGATAATCagttcctttcattcctttttcaGTCAATCGGTGAGTTCATCTTGGTGGATCGGGATGTGAAGAtcaagaaaaagggaaaaatctaCAGTTTGAATGAAGGATATGCACAGCATTTTTATCCAGATGTGACAGAGTACCTACAAAAGAAGAAACACCCAGGGGTAAAGGCAATTTGCAAAGTGTACAGTTTTTATTAGctttacaaaaacacatttggagTCTTAATATAATAAACTTGACTTATAAATTCCACATAACACTTTTGGGTTTCTAGGATGGTTCTGCTCCATACGGCAGTCGATATGTTGGCTCCATGGTTGCTGATGTTCATCGTACTTTGGTGTATGGAGGCATCTTTTTATATCCTGCTAATGACAAGAGTCCTAAGGGCAAGGTGAGCAGCTGGGACATTATAAttgaacaaaaacattaatactTTCAAATAATCCCTGTTAAATGCAGTAAAATTCACAAATCTCAGTAATTAGTCATTTATCCTTGATGTAAAGTCACACCTCTTTGCACTTCTTGCCCTCAGCTAAGGCTGCTGTATGAGTGCAACCCAATGGCCTTCATCATGGAGCAGGCAGGCGGCATGGCCACCACAGGATCTATGAATGTTCTGGACATCCAGCCCACCAACATTCACCAGAGAGTCCCCGTGGTCCTGGGATCCCCTGATGATGTGCAGGAGTATATTTCCATCTTTAAGAAGCATAACAAATAAGGTACCCAGCTCTGTTTAGTAGCACCCTTAGAAAGcactaaataaaatacaaaaaaactgtATAACTaatgttatgtttgtttttgggattttttcagtttctttggATTTAACAGGTAGAGTCTGGAGGTCAGCAAACTAAAGCAGGACTAACAGTACATCAAGTGCTTTCTACTCGTTCCTTCCACTGCACTGATTAAAGGAACCAGGACCCTCATGAACTCTGCCTcacactgtactgtgtgtgttatttgtagAGACTTAccctgtattttttaaataaagacaaataaaaagttTGCACTTGTTCTTCACTGTGTTGTAAAAATCAGGTAAGCATATATGGGTTGAGCCCATGATGTGTCTACGTATGATTTTTAAGGAGAAATAAAGTCATACTGAATATTGAATGGAAAAGGAACCAAAGAGAAAGAACACACTGTCTGCCGGTCACCTTTTCTTACTTTATTAACAATATTATTAACTTTATTGCTTCATtaacaatgaaaaaagacaaaaaaaatctgcagcCACAGCTCTATGAGGCTGTATTTTGGCACAGCAATCCCTTGAACTATATTAGTATGCTTATAGTAACAATGCATGGTGATGAGATTCAGAGACCAAGTATAGCTAATATTACCACAGTCACCATTTATTTCATAAACTAAAGTAGTGGACAAATTAAAactttgacctgatgatggcgctaGATAAACAGAGAGGGGGTAACCAAAGTCTTTCAGGTTTAGGTTTAAGGCTCTGATCTTCTAGCTTACTCACCCAGATTTAGATCTACCAGTCCGGGAATCCAACCAGCCTTCATCTATAATATATGAGCCCCAATTTTCTCTAAATTTTAGAAGTCAGTTTCAAAAACATCGCCCCAACAATGAACAATGCTTTTCTTTCATATCCTTGCTAAGAAAGCTGAAACCAGCTCCCTTTACTATATTTTATTTGGACATTATGGGATTTTGGGATGAAAGCCCAGATATCTCCGAGCAAGTTAAAGGACGTCATTGTTTCTACTTCATGGTCATCTAAAAAAGAGGACAGGGAGTATTGTGTCCACAAATGCACACTGGCAGAGTGAGTGAGGTTGTAAATAACCATAAATCATTAACAATCAGAGCCAAGAGTTGTTCTGTTGTTGAGACAAACCAATGTGTGCAAGAAATGGACCATTCTTCTTTTTAAGGTGGTCATTTTTCTGAGGGTTTCTGGAACT
This window harbors:
- the fbp1b gene encoding fructose-1,6-bisphosphatase 1b, with the protein product MSDKGTFDTNVLTLTRFVLEEGRKAQGTGELTNLLNSICTAVKAISTAVRKAGIANLYGIAGSTNVTGDQVKKLDVLSNDLVINMLKSSFSSCVLVSEEDEKAIIVEPDKRGKYIVCFDPLDGSSNIDCLVSIGTIFAIYKKTTDDEPCENDALQPGRKIVAAGYALYGSATMMVLSTGQGVNCFMLDPSIGEFILVDRDVKIKKKGKIYSLNEGYAQHFYPDVTEYLQKKKHPGDGSAPYGSRYVGSMVADVHRTLVYGGIFLYPANDKSPKGKLRLLYECNPMAFIMEQAGGMATTGSMNVLDIQPTNIHQRVPVVLGSPDDVQEYISIFKKHNK